The following nucleotide sequence is from Penicillium digitatum chromosome 5, complete sequence.
CTCCCCAATAGCTTCCTCCACAGAAGATCATCTTGACCCAATCAAAGACTGATTTGCTCGTTTGCtccattttttttatttttctttGTCTGCCCTTGATTGACTGTGATTTACCCCTGAGCCCCTCGGTGGAGAAAAACCCGCGCTATCGTCCGTGGCGCTACTCGTTGTCCCACTACATTGGTCAATGTTAGCGCATGTGATATTGTGTGCTCCACTTCATTCCCCCGGTATTGCATTTTCACTGCCATTCAATGTGAGCTAACTCCAACAGTTCTTCTCGAATGTCGAGCGGTTGCGTATTCGGCTAGCTCAGAGCGATCACAGTTCCCCTTCTTGCTCGACGTCAAGCTACCAGACCGATAATCGGGTCTATCAAGCCCCTCGTCTTGGGTCGGACTATCACTCGCTCGGGTTACGGAACGGATCTAGGAAGCGAGGGCTCGAGAAACGTTCTTCTCCTTCCACGAAATTACGCAAACCCGGCTCTCTTCAATTGGCCTACCTGGCCGCCCAGGCGGACTCTCAATGCTTCCACACTCTCCCCGCTAAGATCCAACAAAAGCTTTTCTCTCCCGAGGAACGTAGACGTCTGAGGAACACATATCGACAAAGTCTTATCTACGACGCGGCCGACGAAGCTTACTGTCGAGATTCCGGCCGAGATTTTGGGAACTCTCGCTCTCCCTTTGTTGCTCCCCCCTCTCAGACAACTGTAGCTTTTGTTCAGCCCTCGACCATCTTCTATCCAGACTCCGAATCAGACGAAGAAGACCCAAACATGGATCAAACCTTCCATGACAGTTTTCGGTGGATCGACGAGGATGGCGATCTCGACTTGTCTCTCGATGAGTACCACGCTCATGTGTCAGATGCTGCCACGAAAAAGCAACCCCGCTCTTCTTTCCGCCGCTCCTTATCTTTTTCCAACCACCTTCGCAAAACATTAGAGATCACACCCGCTTCAGCGTGGGGACTGCCGCGCGTTAGCCAGTCTCAGCCTCCCACACCTCTCCCCAATCGAACCCCCGAATCACGCCCATCATCCAATCACCGATTTCAACATGCTCCCAAATCACTCGCCTCGAGCATCGACCCCTGTGCGCAATACTACCAAGACCCCGATGCTCGTTTGAAATTGCGCGTGTACCTGGCATCGCCACAAAAGTTCGACGAAGCCATCGAATTCGGGTTTCCGTCGCTGGACCATAACAATAAGGAGAGTTTCGGCCCAGAGCCAATTACACCGCAACCCGCCTCCCCAAAATTTACCCTGGTGAACTCGGACTTTGGCACATTCTTTGAGGATGACGATGGTACCATGGTGGGGAGCCCGGGGGGATCGGTAGAAAGTGAACCGATTCCTTCGTCCGTGCTCACACACCGGGACGCGTTCCGACCCTTTACAGAATCGTCAACTCTTTTGCAACGACCCCAATCCTGGATGCCTGGGGCCAAGGGAGTCCCACAACGGCTTCCGGGAAACCGTGAGATGACTCTCAAAATGACACTCACTCGACCTGACCTCCGCACCAACTCCCCCACTccttctgcttcttccaaaggaaaagaagatccCTTGCGATTGGCTGAACTTCCACCCGCGGATCGTAGCCAGTCAATTTGGGACTCCGACTTGGACGACCAAGGTATGGTGAGGAAGATGTGGCGCAAGCTCCGATGCCGAGTTTGATTAAATGTTCTGATCGACTTCGATCGACTTCCCTTCGTTTTAATTTAAATATTTCTCGTCTTCCTGCCAACCCTGAGGTATTATTTCTTGTTCGTTTGGAGCGAACTCAGTTTTGTTCTACACTATTCTGAACATCTTCTTAGGATATCCAATCCTTGATTTCTGAgcaatgtctcgttttctttttctacaCGGGGTCCTTAACATTTTCATGTATCTATTTAGCAGTGTTCTGTACATATATAACCAGCTGCTGCCTGTCACTTCATCAGACTGCGTTTTCCACTTTCACTGATGTGTTTCAAGACCAACAAACTAGTCCCAACTGAGTGTATTCATCCGTGGTTGACCGCCAGTAGACTCGTGTACAAACCATGGCGCAGTCGATAGGCCCGATAGTTATTCACGTGACAGGGAGCTTCATCCGAAGGCAGAGAGAGGCCACGCCGCTCCGTCATCAGCATCACTATCTTAACTAACGACATTTCTATCTGCCTGTTCATTCTTTGCTGGCCTCTAACCATCATTTTTTTAATTCCCGGCGATTTCACGTTCCCTCCATCAATCGATTGACCCCGTGATTTCCGGTCCGGTCCGCTCAAGCTCCCGCCCGCACACCCCATCAGATGCCTACACAGCACCGGCCATGATCCCACGGTGGCTGCTGCTCACACTGAGCCTGCTGCTGGTATGGATGTCACATCCAGCAGCGGCAAAGGGAAACGAGCCGAACATCGTAACCCATGAACTCATCGCTCCGCCTTCAGATTTGTTCTACTTCCGCGGCACCAACACCATCCTCTACCGTGACAAGAACTCCCTCACCGCGCATGTCTCCTTCGATGGCGGCGAGAAATGGGAGACCGTCAAGGGTAAGGATGGAACCATAGAAGGTACCGTCGATTTGATATGGAGACATCCGTTCGACGTCAACCGCGCGTACATCCTCGGCGAGAATGGCAAGCACTGGATTACGACTGACCAGGCCAAGTCGTGGAAACCTTTTCAGGTGGACGCAATGCCGTTCGCGTCAATGCGCTCGTTCCCATTGGAGTTCAATGGCTGGGATCCGAAGAAAGTCATCTTCATGGGTCTGGACTGCACCATCCTTGGCTGCATGCCCCAGGCGTATTACACCATCGACGACTTCGAAAATGTTCAGCCATTGCGCGAGATGACGCTTCAATGTATGTGGGCCGCGAGTCGACCACAGTTCGCGTTGGACATGGACATGCCGAAGTCGACAAGAGACCGCATCCTCTGTGTGGTTCCTGGGTTAAAGGGGCCGTTTGAGAATACCCGTACAGAGCGGCTGATATATTCCGACAAATTTTTCAAAGATGATGTGGAGGGCACCGAAGCGAAATTGGATCATGGAAAACCGCTGAGCGGTATCAGTCTTCAGATCCGCTCTGTCTCCAAGTATATCGTGGCGCGCCTTCAATCGCGCGGTACGCAGGAGCAGGCTTTGTACGTCAGCGATGACTCGAATGTGTGGCACCGTGCGGAGTTTGGCAAGCACCGCATCGAAGAAGATGCCTATACAATCTTAGAAAGCACCAACTACAGTATCCAGATCGACGTGCAAACTACATGGCATGATAACCGGATGGGAACTCTGTTCTCATCCAACTCCAATGGCACATACTTTACACAAAACATCGAACATACGAATGAGGACCTGAATGGCTTGGTTGATTTTGAGAAAGTTACCGGCATCCATGGTATCACGATCGTCAACACGGTCAAGAACTGGGAGGAAGCTGAGAAGTCTGATTCGAGCAAAAAGAAGCTTGTCAGTAGTATCAGTTTTGACGATGGGAGGACCTTCCAACCTCTCAAGGCCGATAAAGACGAGTTACACCTTCATTCGATGACTTCCTACGCTGAGCTACGTGAGATGCCCATGCCAGATCACCGGATGTTTTCAAGCCCGGCTCCTGGCTTGGTCATGGGCGTTGGTAACACTGGGGGTCACCTCGAGGACTACTCCAAGGGCGATCTCTATGTTTCGGATAACGCTGGTCTTACGTGGCGGCGGGCGCTGAAAGGCCCGCACCGGTACGAGTTTGGCGACCAGGGAGGTGTAATCATGGCTGTTTTGGATAGTAGCCAGACGGACAATGTTCAATTCTCTATCGACCACGGGAAGGAGTGGGAGTCGATTGATCTGAAGCAGACGATCAGGCCTCTGTACCTAATCTCGACGCCGGATTCGACCAGCCTCAAGTTCCTGCTCGTTGGTATTTCTAGCGATGAGACCAAAGTCCTCATGTTCTTTATTGACTTCGATGGCCTACACGAACGCCAATGCGGCCCTGACGACCTTGAACAGTGGACTGCCCGTTTAAATGAAAAGGGCGAGCCGGATTGTCTGATGGGTCAGAAACAGTTCTTCCAGCGCCGCAAGGCAAACGCGGATTGCTTCATCAAGAAGGAGTTTGCCATCAGCGGCCCTGAGTTTAAACCTTGCAAATGTTCCGCCGAAGACTTTGAATGCGATTACAACTTTGTTCGCAGCGAGGACCGGAAGGAGTGTCTACCGGCTGTCCCGCTGATACCCCCAGCTGGCAAGTGCAAGGAGGCTAGCGACAAGTACACAGGTCCCTCTGGGTGGCGACTCATCCCCGGCAATGCATGCATCCGTGAAGGCGGCGAAGACCTCGAGCGCCAGATTGAGCGCTCCTGCTCGAATATTACGGGGCCTCCTCCCATCACCGATGGCAAACCTCGTGCAGAAAAGCCACAAATCATTTCTGCTAAGAATACAAACTACTTCTATCTTGAACGACAGGCCAGCAACAACGGCGTTGATGAGACTATCATGATGCTCACGGACAAGTACGAGCTGCATCTCTCGCGCGACCATGGTCGAAGTTGGAAGCAAATCCACCCAGATGAGAGGTTTAAGGAAATGGTTCAGCACCCTTACTTCAGCGATGCGGCTTTCTTCCTCACTGACAGCAAGAGGGTTTACTACACTATCAATCACGGTGATTCTTTCCACTTCTTTGACGCTCCCAGTGTGCCGACCAAGGAGGACATCCGCGCGCTCGCTTTCCACGAGAAGTTCCAGGACTCCCTTATCTGGATTGGTCATAAGGACTGCGAGGGGAAGAGCTGTCGCTCGCAGGCGTACGTCACCGACAAGCGAGGTGCTAGTTGGGACCCAATGCTTATTGGAGTTGCCGGTGGCGGTTGTAACTTCGGATATCACGAGGGCCGCAACAACAGTGAACAACTGGTGATTTGTGAGCAGTATAAAGACGAGGAAAAGAACAACAAGCGGCAGCTGGTTACCAGTGATGATCACTTCTCTACCATGGACGTCAAGTTTGAGAACATCGCCCGTTCCGCTACTAAGAATGGGTTTGTCGTCGTTGCCTGGTATGAAGGAGACCAGAAGGAATACCTGAATGCCAGCGTTAGCGTCGACGGCCGCACTTATGCTGATGCGCACTTCCCTTTCAACATCAAGGTTCCTCAGTATACCGTCCTACCCAGCTCCCCACACGCATTGTTCCTCCTAGTGATGGTGAACGGGGGAAATGAACGCAGCTTCGGCTCGCTGGTAAAGAGTAACAGCAACGGCACCTACTTTGTCCAGAGTCTCGAGGGACTCAACGTAAACGACCGCGGCTACACGGACTACGATGAATTGCAAGGCCTCGAAGGCGTGGCTATTGCCAACGTGGTTTCGAATCGAGAAGAGGTCCTAAACAAGGGCGCAGCCAAGAAGCTACGGACTATGATTACCCACAACGACGGTGGTCAGTGGATGCTTCTGGCTCCCCCGAGTCAAGATGTCGATGGCAAGAAGTTCGGCTGCTCTGTTACGGAGAGGAGGGGCACTGAGGAATGCGCTCTCCATTTCCATGGGTACACCGAACGCCGCGATTACCGCGACACCCTCTATTCGGGCTCCGCCATCGGCCTGATGCTTGCACTCGGCAACGTCGGTGAGCATCTCACCAGCGCAGCCGAAGCCGACACATACCTCACTAGGGACGGCGGCATCACCTGGACGCAAGTCAAGAAGGGACAGTACATGTGGGAATTTGGCGCCGCAGGCTCGGTGATTGTGCTCGTCAGCGACCGGAAAGCAACTAAATTCGTACACTACACACTCGACGAGGGCATGAGTTGGCACGAGTTCCAGTTCACGGAAGTGGAAATGGTCATCGATGATATTTCTACCGTTCCATCAGACACATCCAAGAACTTCCTGCTCTGGGGCACGGACGGCGGCAAGCGCGTCACCATCACACTTGACTTCAGCGGGATCTGGAGCCGCGACTGTAAAGACGATGGGAACGACTATTATAACTGGTCCCCTAGTCATCCCTTCCAGGAAGAGAATTGTCTTTTTGGCCATGTCGAGGAGTACCACCGCAAGAAACCCACCGCTGAGTGTTGGAATGCCTGGCGTGAGCCACACATCCACAGCATCGGCCGGAACTGCACTTGCACCCGAGCTGATTTCGAATGGTAAGCTCACACCGCAACCATATCAATCATAATCCGAATTACCAACTAACACAAACTAGTGACTACAACTATGAAATCCAAACCGATGGCAGCTGCGGTCTAGTCCCAGGTCTCCAACCCCAAGACCACATCGCACAATGTAGCCAAGATCCCGAAAAGGTCGAGTACTGGGAACCCACCGGCTACCGCCGAATCCCGCAAACAACCTGTCAAGGCGGCCTGCTGCTAGACCAAGACATTTCAAAACCATGCCCaaacaaagagaaagaaTACAAAAAGAAGCACGGCATCAGCGGAACAGCTCTGTTCTTCGCGATCATGACACCCATCGCCGTCGCCCTCGCCGTCGGCTGGTACGTGTACACGCACTGGGACGGGAAATTCGGACAGATCCGGCTGGGCGATGGCGGCGGAGTGTCACAAAGTTGGCTATCCAGGGACTCGGTACTGGTCGCGGTGCCTGTGACGATTATTGCAGGCGTTGTTGCGGTTGCGCAGTCTCTACCTTTACTTGTTAAGAGTTTGGCGCGGAGTTCGTCTGGGTTGTTTGGGAGACGGGGCGCGCAGAGACCTTACGCTACGCGTGGCTCTTTTGCGGCGAGGAGGGGGGATTATTCATCcgttgttgatgatgaggatgagttGCTTGGGGCTGATGAGtttgatgaggaggaggagctgGCTTAGGCTTggggcttgggcttggggATCAGGGCTATATTTTCTTTTAGCATGGAATTTTAATATAGCTGGTTTTTTGTGATTTGCAGTTGGAGATGATctttttggggtttgacATTGCAATACTATGAGCGTGCCATGGGGTTTTTTTGCgttttgcttttttcttctttcctatTGCTGGTTTTGATTTCTGTTTGTGTACGTTGTGGTTATATGTAGAGGCTCTAGGGCTGTACATCACTCACTGAACAAGGCAAGGTCCAGCTTTTAAAAtctgttgtttttttctcgaACATGTATTCACTTCCCCGGGATATCAGACTCCAATGCATTTCCAAGACTCCCACCCACCTTTCTTTCTCTGATATAGCACCTATCTCTCCGTCCCTATTTTAGATGTTCAGGTCCGAAAGAATCAGGCAGCAACTGCGTTGATCAGTACAGAATCGATGAGATATAAAAGGAGAGATCgtccaaaaaagaaaagaaaagaaaagaaacaaaccTCCTCCATAGTCATAACTTTGTACTTTCCCTCGCCGTCGTACATGTACACCGGGAAGGAAGGCGAGGTGAACTCGCGAATACTGTATCTCAATTAGTCAACTacaaaaagaaacaaagaaagaagataaCCCACAATTGTCTACACATCCCACAAGGTGATGCAGCAGGCTTGATATCCGTCGCAACAGCTAGAGCCTTGAAATTTTTGTGTCCGGCAACCTTTGGAGGTTAGCCAAGTTGGTTCAGACAAACAAGAACAAAGATGTTAGGTGGTTCTTATGTACAGAAACCAATCAAAAGTCGAccagggaaagaaaagataGAACATACAACGGCAGTGCCAATAGCGACGCGTTCAGCGCAGGTTCCGACTGGATAGGCGGCATTTTCGACGTTAGCGCCGGAGATGAGCTCGCCTGAGGTCGTGAGGATGCATGCTCCAACGCGGAATTTAGAATATGGGCCtggtggggggaggggggggaggggagtgTTAGTCCGATGTTGCTCTTTTGTAGTTGAAACTGGGATATCTGGTGTTTGTGGTTGAAAGAAAATGGGGGAGATGGGTCATACAGTAAGCAGTCGCCTTAGCGTCAATTGCCTTGGCGGAGAGAGCGGTCAGCTCCTGAGCTGTGAG
It contains:
- a CDS encoding putative vacuolar protein sorting protein; translation: MSTEEFESLPPAVRRKFFSNVERLRIRLAQSDHSSPSCSTSSYQTDNRVYQAPRLGSDYHSLGLRNGSRKRGLEKRSSPSTKLRKPGSLQLAYLAAQADSQCFHTLPAKIQQKLFSPEERRRLRNTYRQSLIYDAADEAYCRDSGRDFGNSRSPFVAPPSQTTVAFVQPSTIFYPDSESDEEDPNMDQTFHDSFRWIDEDGDLDLSLDEYHAHVSDAATKKQPRSSFRRSLSFSNHLRKTLEITPASAWGLPRVSQSQPPTPLPNRTPESRPSSNHRFQHAPKSLASSIDPCAQYYQDPDARLKLRVYLASPQKFDEAIEFGFPSLDHNNKESFGPEPITPQPASPKFTLVNSDFGTFFEDDDGTMVGSPGGSVESEPIPSSVLTHRDAFRPFTESSTLLQRPQSWMPGAKGVPQRLPGNREMTLKMTLTRPDLRTNSPTPSASSKGKEDPLRLAELPPADRSQSIWDSDLDDQGMVRKMWRKLRCRV
- a CDS encoding Vacuolar protein sorting/targeting protein 10, producing the protein MIPRWLLLTLSLLLVWMSHPAAAKGNEPNIVTHELIAPPSDLFYFRGTNTILYRDKNSLTAHVSFDGGEKWETVKGKDGTIEGTVDLIWRHPFDVNRAYILGENGKHWITTDQAKSWKPFQVDAMPFASMRSFPLEFNGWDPKKVIFMGLDCTILGCMPQAYYTIDDFENVQPLREMTLQCMWAASRPQFALDMDMPKSTRDRILCVVPGLKGPFENTRTERLIYSDKFFKDDVEGTEAKLDHGKPLSGISLQIRSVSKYIVARLQSRGTQEQALYVSDDSNVWHRAEFGKHRIEEDAYTILESTNYSIQIDVQTTWHDNRMGTLFSSNSNGTYFTQNIEHTNEDLNGLVDFEKVTGIHGITIVNTVKNWEEAEKSDSSKKKLVSSISFDDGRTFQPLKADKDELHLHSMTSYAELREMPMPDHRMFSSPAPGLVMGVGNTGGHLEDYSKGDLYVSDNAGLTWRRALKGPHRYEFGDQGGVIMAVLDSSQTDNVQFSIDHGKEWESIDLKQTIRPLYLISTPDSTSLKFLLVGISSDETKVLMFFIDFDGLHERQCGPDDLEQWTARLNEKGEPDCLMGQKQFFQRRKANADCFIKKEFAISGPEFKPCKCSAEDFECDYNFVRSEDRKECLPAVPLIPPAGKCKEASDKYTGPSGWRLIPGNACIREGGEDLERQIERSCSNITGPPPITDGKPRAEKPQIISAKNTNYFYLERQASNNGVDETIMMLTDKYELHLSRDHGRSWKQIHPDERFKEMVQHPYFSDAAFFLTDSKRVYYTINHGDSFHFFDAPSVPTKEDIRALAFHEKFQDSLIWIGHKDCEGKSCRSQAYVTDKRGASWDPMLIGVAGGGCNFGYHEGRNNSEQLVICEQYKDEEKNNKRQLVTSDDHFSTMDVKFENIARSATKNGFVVVAWYEGDQKEYLNASVSVDGRTYADAHFPFNIKVPQYTVLPSSPHALFLLVMVNGGNERSFGSLVKSNSNGTYFVQSLEGLNVNDRGYTDYDELQGLEGVAIANVVSNREEVLNKGAAKKLRTMITHNDGGQWMLLAPPSQDVDGKKFGCSVTERRGTEECALHFHGYTERRDYRDTLYSGSAIGLMLALGNVGEHLTSAAEADTYLTRDGGITWTQVKKGQYMWEFGAAGSVIVLVSDRKATKFVHYTLDEGMSWHEFQFTEVEMVIDDISTVPSDTSKNFLLWGTDGGKRVTITLDFSGIWSRDCKDDGNDYYNWSPSHPFQEENCLFGHVEEYHRKKPTAECWNAWREPHIHSIGRNCTCTRADFECDYNYEIQTDGSCGLVPGLQPQDHIAQCSQDPEKVEYWEPTGYRRIPQTTCQGGLLLDQDISKPCPNKEKEYKKKHGISGTALFFAIMTPIAVALAVGWYVYTHWDGKFGQIRLGDGGGVSQSWLSRDSVLVAVPVTIIAGVVAVAQSLPLLVKSLARSSSGLFGRRGAQRPYATRGSFAARRGDYSSVVDDEDELLGADEFDEEEELA
- a CDS encoding APOBEC/CMP deaminase, zinc-binding, coding for MATLTAQELTALSAKAIDAKATAYCPYSKFRVGACILTTSGELISGANVENAAYPVGTCAERVAIGTAVVAGHKNFKALAVATDIKPAASPCGMCRQFIREFTSPSFPVYMYDGEGKYKVMTMEELLPDSFGPEHLK